AGTTCTCTGATAAAACAAAAGAATCAATTATAAAACAATTTAGATATGATTGGGATCAACTTGTCAAAATTAACGTAGATCATACAATAAATTCTGAATTAGATAGAATTCATTCAAAATATTTACTTCGAGGCTTCGACGCTATTCACCTCGTTTCGGCGATTCTTCTATTCAGAGAATTAGAAGAAGAAACTTTCTTTCTCAGCGCGGACGATAATCTAGCAACTGCAGCTAAAAAAGATGGTTTAAATATCGGAAGATATAATTGGAAGTAAATGCGAACCTTCGTATAACAGCGACTAACCGCTTCACTTCGGGACTTGCGCCCTCGTTCGGTCTCCGACACATAGGCTTTTGTCACTCCTCTTGCTTACGCAAGCGTCGCGCCAATCCCTAACGTCCCCTCCGGGGACTCAGGGCCAGCCTACGTCGGTTAGTCTAGTTCGTTATGCGCCATTTTTCACTAATTAAAATTATGAAACTATATACTGAAAAAAAATTTGATACATATGTAAGTGAATACAAAGAAATAATCACAAGAGAAGTTAATTCACAAACGGACTCATATATCTTGAATGTAAACATTGAAGAGTTTACTACTTATCTCCTAAGTAAATATTTACTGGATATCCCTGAGATTTTACTGGAAGAAGTATACGCCGATTCAATCGAAAAAAACGTTTCCGGCCATGATTTTCCAAAACATGATTTTATGCTGATAGATCCAGGAAAAACATTTAGAAAGGAAGTAATAATATTCCATATTCCCTACAAAGGAAACGTAAATCTTTTACAATTAGTACCAAATCCTTATACATTAATGTCTTATGAAGTAAATATCAATATCAAAGAGAAATGTTTCTTAATCGAAATTATAAAATTTTATCCAGAACCGGAAAAAATTAAAAATCAATACAATAAAGAAATTCAAAACTTACTATGTAATTATGAAAATATTCGTAAAAACTGCGAGTCTTTCAATTTAGGATTAGAAACTTTCATTCGGGCTAATATCGAATCAAGAAAACAACAAGTCCTTCAAAAAAATAACCTACTGGCATCATTAGGTGTTAAAATTATAAAAAAAGATGATATTCCTAATACATTTTCTGTTTCAAA
This genomic stretch from Leptospira wolbachii serovar Codice str. CDC harbors:
- a CDS encoding type II toxin-antitoxin system VapC family toxin, which codes for MFFYLDSSVLVKKYFDEFASDTVLKIWKENRYLAISQVGYSEILGTINKKQKIDKFSDKTKESIIKQFRYDWDQLVKINVDHTINSELDRIHSKYLLRGFDAIHLVSAILLFRELEEETFFLSADDNLATAAKKDGLNIGRYNWK